In Drosophila santomea strain STO CAGO 1482 chromosome 2L, Prin_Dsan_1.1, whole genome shotgun sequence, a single window of DNA contains:
- the LOC120448731 gene encoding stress response protein NST1 isoform X1, translating into MGSNFSAMPTKCSGCEPTGPDFDQRFDSTLTHTDDQSIKVIYHRSILDKFINGEELLNGGDVSKSYNCAFCGRKDFSAEELQLHLSEIHLNHADGAALVGMLEKMRKEDIENRTATEIRCQEKSRGGLSYEVILAEPAPNVAVPKRPVTPGKNVSVEEIEQKLKAAEERRISLEAKKMADISNKLAKVEEATRKKDEITNEFITQTKEQLESKMELHVEKREAIISDMKEKLKIHAQEIEKTRETLEQQKANEQKAIEEKLKIAQSLRDENIKKMLDRLKEHNTIKIAEIKSQNDQLECQKLEEKARIYENKLFAAEQNREKELQKKIEKVQKLERRAELVRQNKAQAQDLDGQQSPIASSG; encoded by the exons ATGGGTTCCAATTTCTCCGCAATGCCCACCAAGTGTTCGGGATGTGAGCCAACTGGCCCTGACTTCGATCAGCGCTTCGATAGCACGCTAACGCACACGGACGACCAGTCCATTAAGGTCATCTACCATCGGTCCATTCTTGACAAGTTCATCAACGGTGAGGAGCTGCTGAACGGCGGCGATGTTTCAAAGAGCTACAACTGCGCCTTCTGCGGCAGGAAGGACTTCAGCGCCGAGGAGCTGCAGTTGCACCTGTCTGAGATCCACTTGAACCACGCGGATGGCGCTGCGTTGGTGGGCATGCTGGAGAAGATGAGGAAGGAAGACATAGAGAACAGAACTG CCACAGAGATTCGCTGCCAGGAGAAGTCCCGCGGGGGACTGAGCTATGAGGTCATCCTGGCCGAGCCGGCACCCAATGTGGCCGTTCCAAAACGACCGGTCACCCCCGGCAAGAACGTTAGCGTCGAGGAGATTGAGCAGAAACTTAAGGCGGCCGAGGAACGCCGTATT TCTCTAGAAGCCAAGAAGATGGCTGACATCTCCAACAAGCTGGCTAAGGTCGAGGAGGCGACTCGCAAAAAGGATGAGATCACCAATGAGTTCATTACTCAGAccaaggagcagctggagtCGAAAATGGAGCTGCATGTGGAGAAGCGAGAGGCCATCATCAGTGACATGAAGGAGAAGCTAAAG ATTCATGCCCAGGAGATCGAGAAGACGCGTGAGACTCTGGAGCAGCAGAAGGCCAACGAGCAGAAGGCCATCGAAGAGAAGTTGAAGATTGCCCAGTCTCTTCGTGATGAGAATATCAAGAAAATGTTGGATCGCCTAAAGGagcat AACACAATCAAAATTGCCGAAATCAAATCGCAGAACGATCAATTGGAATGTCAAAAGCTCGAGGAGAAAGCGCGCATTTATGAGAACAAATTGTTCGCCGCCGAGCAGAATCGCGAAAAggaattgcaaaaaaaaattgaaaaagttcAAAAACTC GAACGTCGTGCCGAGCTGGTGCGCCAAAACAAGGCACAGGCCCAGGATTTGGATGGTCAGCAGAGCCCCATTGCCTCATCCGGCTAA
- the LOC120448731 gene encoding caldesmon isoform X2 has protein sequence MGSNFSAMPTKCSGCEPTGPDFDQRFDSTLTHTDDQSIKVIYHRSILDKFINGEELLNGGDVSKSYNCAFCGRKDFSAEELQLHLSEIHLNHADGAALVGMLEKMRKEDIENRTATEIRCQEKSRGGLSYEVILAEPAPNVAVPKRPVTPGKNVSVEEIEQKLKAAEERRISLEAKKMADISNKLAKVEEATRKKDEITNEFITQTKEQLESKMELHVEKREAIISDMKEKLKIHAQEIEKTRETLEQQKANEQKAIEEKLKIAQSLRDENIKKMLDRLKEHERRAELVRQNKAQAQDLDGQQSPIASSG, from the exons ATGGGTTCCAATTTCTCCGCAATGCCCACCAAGTGTTCGGGATGTGAGCCAACTGGCCCTGACTTCGATCAGCGCTTCGATAGCACGCTAACGCACACGGACGACCAGTCCATTAAGGTCATCTACCATCGGTCCATTCTTGACAAGTTCATCAACGGTGAGGAGCTGCTGAACGGCGGCGATGTTTCAAAGAGCTACAACTGCGCCTTCTGCGGCAGGAAGGACTTCAGCGCCGAGGAGCTGCAGTTGCACCTGTCTGAGATCCACTTGAACCACGCGGATGGCGCTGCGTTGGTGGGCATGCTGGAGAAGATGAGGAAGGAAGACATAGAGAACAGAACTG CCACAGAGATTCGCTGCCAGGAGAAGTCCCGCGGGGGACTGAGCTATGAGGTCATCCTGGCCGAGCCGGCACCCAATGTGGCCGTTCCAAAACGACCGGTCACCCCCGGCAAGAACGTTAGCGTCGAGGAGATTGAGCAGAAACTTAAGGCGGCCGAGGAACGCCGTATT TCTCTAGAAGCCAAGAAGATGGCTGACATCTCCAACAAGCTGGCTAAGGTCGAGGAGGCGACTCGCAAAAAGGATGAGATCACCAATGAGTTCATTACTCAGAccaaggagcagctggagtCGAAAATGGAGCTGCATGTGGAGAAGCGAGAGGCCATCATCAGTGACATGAAGGAGAAGCTAAAG ATTCATGCCCAGGAGATCGAGAAGACGCGTGAGACTCTGGAGCAGCAGAAGGCCAACGAGCAGAAGGCCATCGAAGAGAAGTTGAAGATTGCCCAGTCTCTTCGTGATGAGAATATCAAGAAAATGTTGGATCGCCTAAAGGagcat GAACGTCGTGCCGAGCTGGTGCGCCAAAACAAGGCACAGGCCCAGGATTTGGATGGTCAGCAGAGCCCCATTGCCTCATCCGGCTAA
- the LOC120448731 gene encoding stathmin isoform X5, whose amino-acid sequence MVAINLHLNTTEIRCQEKSRGGLSYEVILAEPAPNVAVPKRPVTPGKNVSVEEIEQKLKAAEERRISLEAKKMADISNKLAKVEEATRKKDEITNEFITQTKEQLESKMELHVEKREAIISDMKEKLKIHAQEIEKTRETLEQQKANEQKAIEEKLKIAQSLRDENIKKMLDRLKEHNTIKIAEIKSQNDQLECQKLEEKARIYENKLFAAEQNREKELQKKIEKVQKLERRAELVRQNKAQAQDLDGQQSPIASSG is encoded by the exons CCACAGAGATTCGCTGCCAGGAGAAGTCCCGCGGGGGACTGAGCTATGAGGTCATCCTGGCCGAGCCGGCACCCAATGTGGCCGTTCCAAAACGACCGGTCACCCCCGGCAAGAACGTTAGCGTCGAGGAGATTGAGCAGAAACTTAAGGCGGCCGAGGAACGCCGTATT TCTCTAGAAGCCAAGAAGATGGCTGACATCTCCAACAAGCTGGCTAAGGTCGAGGAGGCGACTCGCAAAAAGGATGAGATCACCAATGAGTTCATTACTCAGAccaaggagcagctggagtCGAAAATGGAGCTGCATGTGGAGAAGCGAGAGGCCATCATCAGTGACATGAAGGAGAAGCTAAAG ATTCATGCCCAGGAGATCGAGAAGACGCGTGAGACTCTGGAGCAGCAGAAGGCCAACGAGCAGAAGGCCATCGAAGAGAAGTTGAAGATTGCCCAGTCTCTTCGTGATGAGAATATCAAGAAAATGTTGGATCGCCTAAAGGagcat AACACAATCAAAATTGCCGAAATCAAATCGCAGAACGATCAATTGGAATGTCAAAAGCTCGAGGAGAAAGCGCGCATTTATGAGAACAAATTGTTCGCCGCCGAGCAGAATCGCGAAAAggaattgcaaaaaaaaattgaaaaagttcAAAAACTC GAACGTCGTGCCGAGCTGGTGCGCCAAAACAAGGCACAGGCCCAGGATTTGGATGGTCAGCAGAGCCCCATTGCCTCATCCGGCTAA
- the LOC120448731 gene encoding stathmin isoform X4, translating to MVNNTVDTEATEIRCQEKSRGGLSYEVILAEPAPNVAVPKRPVTPGKNVSVEEIEQKLKAAEERRISLEAKKMADISNKLAKVEEATRKKDEITNEFITQTKEQLESKMELHVEKREAIISDMKEKLKIHAQEIEKTRETLEQQKANEQKAIEEKLKIAQSLRDENIKKMLDRLKEHNTIKIAEIKSQNDQLECQKLEEKARIYENKLFAAEQNREKELQKKIEKVQKLERRAELVRQNKAQAQDLDGQQSPIASSG from the exons CCACAGAGATTCGCTGCCAGGAGAAGTCCCGCGGGGGACTGAGCTATGAGGTCATCCTGGCCGAGCCGGCACCCAATGTGGCCGTTCCAAAACGACCGGTCACCCCCGGCAAGAACGTTAGCGTCGAGGAGATTGAGCAGAAACTTAAGGCGGCCGAGGAACGCCGTATT TCTCTAGAAGCCAAGAAGATGGCTGACATCTCCAACAAGCTGGCTAAGGTCGAGGAGGCGACTCGCAAAAAGGATGAGATCACCAATGAGTTCATTACTCAGAccaaggagcagctggagtCGAAAATGGAGCTGCATGTGGAGAAGCGAGAGGCCATCATCAGTGACATGAAGGAGAAGCTAAAG ATTCATGCCCAGGAGATCGAGAAGACGCGTGAGACTCTGGAGCAGCAGAAGGCCAACGAGCAGAAGGCCATCGAAGAGAAGTTGAAGATTGCCCAGTCTCTTCGTGATGAGAATATCAAGAAAATGTTGGATCGCCTAAAGGagcat AACACAATCAAAATTGCCGAAATCAAATCGCAGAACGATCAATTGGAATGTCAAAAGCTCGAGGAGAAAGCGCGCATTTATGAGAACAAATTGTTCGCCGCCGAGCAGAATCGCGAAAAggaattgcaaaaaaaaattgaaaaagttcAAAAACTC GAACGTCGTGCCGAGCTGGTGCGCCAAAACAAGGCACAGGCCCAGGATTTGGATGGTCAGCAGAGCCCCATTGCCTCATCCGGCTAA
- the LOC120448723 gene encoding uncharacterized protein LOC120448723, whose amino-acid sequence MADLMRYPPERHYGFRCRNCSKSEFLGRRYSCFFCADYHVCGECYDANRLPEAPQHLYYHPLSVYYTFAEYQLYFGGEPFYGDHKVAQSYKCALCDERGLSTANLYKHLLQSHRTHRDHKAYLTLVNAIYLAHSTLGQSLLQASGPTPSVRAPNSASARAPPGGTSSQNEQRPQQLFEAAFNLAMMVLQLDTMDSTASDFPDRCHEILQQSEALLVQHRNSRLPDIEAIESYVRVIEDQVVASMADRRRRLGGSSGSHRPVRSGAIGPGSSAASAIGMRAATPVLVDRQTTMVRRQTTRRTGESLGMALQSAVAAASGSGKAGSVVAKHRQVPAQVKTQGCQATKKIPAVIVSPLKDKRFLCAKLLGDEKAKGSKWETKLLKASFIEAIFCSMLADEELIQLPSGLPWPVNFLTATQGMFNAVDPSGNLKPNGEVLLYPVKPVELMEKFYRGLADYETWMGNQNVPAEMTADRRAIEGSVEGSSSPGLNDIPYADSGSDDLESGNSNQSGNEAVDASGAPEEKASGLPVEENDEDLDGLEEEEESCEDENGDEGEEASGSEFSESAVSQIAGLIDMVMQEE is encoded by the coding sequence ATGGCTGATCTTATGCGCTATCCGCCGGAGCGCCACTATGGCTTCCGCTGCAGGAACTGCTCGAAATCCGAGTTTTTGGGCCGCCGCTACAGCTGCTTCTTCTGCGCGGACTATCATGTGTGCGGCGAGTGCTACGATGCCAACCGGCTGCCGGAGGCTCCTCAGCATCTGTACTACCATCCGCTGAGCGTGTACTATACCTTCGCCGAGTACCAGTTGTACTTCGGCGGCGAGCCATTCTACGGCGACCACAAAGTGGCCCAGAGCTACAAGTGCGCCCTGTGCGATGAGCGCGGCCTGTCCACCGCCAACCTGTACAAGCACCTGCTGCAGTCGCATCGCACCCACCGCGACCACAAGGCCTACCTGACATTGGTCAATGCGATCTATCTGGCGCACAGCACCTTGGGGCAATCCCTGTTGCAGGCTTCCGGCCCAACGCCCTCGGTTCGAGCACCGAATTCAGCAAGCGCTCGTGCGCCACCAGGTGGCACTAGTTCGCAAAACGAACAGCGACCCCAGCAGCTCTTTGAGGCCGCCTTCAACCTGGCCATGATGGTTTTGCAACTGGACACTATGGATTCCACAGCCAGCGACTTTCCCGATCGCTGCCATGAGATACTGCAGCAGTCGGAAGCTCTGCTTGTCCAGCACAGAAACTCCAGATTGCCGGACATTGAGGCAATTGAGTCGTACGTTCGCGTCATCGAAGATCAGGTGGTGGCTAGCATGGCCGATCGTCGGCGTCGTCTGGGCGGCTCATCCGGATCTCATCGGCCGGTCCGCTCTGGTGCAATCGGTCCTGGTTCCAGTGCAGCATCAGCTATTGGAATGCGGGCTGCCACGCCCGTTTTGGTTGACCGGCAGACGACAATGGTACGCAGACAGACGACTAGGCGCACCGGAGAGTCCCTCGGGATGGCCCTTCAATCGGCGGTGGCTGCGGCTTCAGGCAGCGGTAAGGCGGGATCAGTGGTAGCCAAGCATAGGCAGGTTCCGGCGCAAGTGAAGACGCAAGGTTGTCAGGCAACCAAGAAGATTCCCGCAGTCATTGTTTCGCCCCTCAAGGATAAGCGCTTTCTGTGCGCGAAATTACTGGGGGATGAAAAGGCAAAGGGCTCAAAGTGGGAAACCAAGTTGCTTAAAGCCAGTTTTATCGAGGCCATATTCTGCTCCATGCTGGCGGACGAAGAGCTAATCCAGCTGCCCAGCGGTCTGCCCTGGCCTGTGAATTTCTTGACGGCCACACAAGGGATGTTCAATGCAGTGGATCCGTCAGGCAATTTAAAACCAAATGGCGAAGTACTGCTGTACCCCGTAAAACCCGTAGAGTTGATGGAAAAATTCTACAGGGGTCTCGCTGACTACGAAACTTGGATGGGTAACCAGAACGTCCCAGCGGAAATGACAGCCGATAGGAGGGCAATTGAAGGGTCTGTCGAGGGCAGCAGCTCGCCTGGTTTGAACGATATTCCCTATGCTGATTCCGGCTCGGATGATTTGGAAAGTGGTAATAGTAATCAGTCTGGGAATGAAGCGGTCGATGCTTCTGGTGCACCAGAGGAAAAGGCCAGCGGATTGCCTGTCGAAGAAAATGATGAGGATTTAGACGGAttggaggaggaagaggagagCTGCGAGGATGAAAACGGCGATGAGGGCGAGGAAGCTTCGGGTTCCGAATTCTCAGAGTCGGCCGTTTCTCAAATCGCCGGCCTTATAGACATGGTCATGCAGGAGGAATAG